In Nitratireductor mangrovi, the genomic window CGACGCTCATGGCGACACGCTGTCGGGCATCGAGAACCTGATCGGCACCAACGTTGCGCTGACCGACTTCCTGACCGGTAACGCGGGCGCCAACCGGATCGAGGGTCTTGCCGGCGACGACGAGATCAACGGCAAGGAGGGGGCCGACATATTTGTGGGCGGAGGCGGTGACGACCTCTTCATCTTCGACACCGCGCTCGGCGCCGGCAATATCGATGCGATCCTCGATTTCGTGGTCGCGGACGACATGATCCGCCTCGCTTCAAGCATCTTTACCGGATTGAGCGCCGGGGGCTTGACCGCCGCAGCGTTTCGCGTTGGCGCGGCCGCGGCCGATGCCGACGACCGCATCATCTACAATGCCGGCACCGGGAGCCTGTTCTTCGACGTCGACGGCAATGGCGCGCAGGGGCAGGTCCAGTTCGCATCGCTCTCGACCGGCCTCGCCCTCACCAACGACAACTTCCTCGTCGCCTGAGGTAAAGGCATTAGGACTTACCGGCGTCGATCACTCGACCACGAGAGTTGCTGAGGATGGCCGCCCCCCACCATTCGGCCATCTTCACCCGTTCTTCCCAGTAGCGGGCGCGGTGGTAGGCGCGACGGACCTCGTCGGCGCCGACATGTCCCAATTCCGCTTCAATCGCATCTGGTGACCACATTCCGCTTTCGTTCAGTAGGGTAGATGCCGTCGCTCGGAACCCATGCGATGTCGCCTCGGTCTGCGAGAAGCCCATGCGCCTAAGAGCAGCGTTCATGGTGTTTTCGCTTAGCGGTCGCTCGGGGGACTGTATTGACGGGAAGGCCAGTCGGCGCGTGCCAGTATGCTCTTTGAGACCGCGCAGCACTTCGAGCGCAGGCGCCGGGAGAGGTTTACAGTGCGGGCGACGCATTTTGCTGCGCGACTCGGGGATGGTCCAGGTAGCGTCGTTGAGGTCGAATTCTTTCCATTCAGCCTGTCTCAATTCACCGGGGCGTGGGTATAGCAGCGCCATGAGCTTGAGGGCGGCGCGTGTCTCTACGGTTCCTTCGTAACACCAGATCGCTCGAAGCAATCCGGCGAAGTTCGGCCAGTCCGTGAGAGCTGCCCTGTTCGTCACCTTGGGCGCGACCAGGGCGCCCCGTAGTCCGAATGTGGGATCGTTGGTCGCCTTCGAAATCGCGATAGCGTAGCGGAAGACTTGGCTTACGACAGCTCGGAGGCGGCGCGCCGTCTCGTAGTTCCCGAGAGCTTCAACCCTGCGCAATGGAGCCAGTACGTCGGCTGCCGATATGTCGGAGATGGGTTGCCGTCCAATGTCAGCGGCAGCGAGGCCGATAAGCCAGCGCTTTTTCTTCAAAGTTGCATCGGCCTTTCCCTCGCGCTCGACTTTGCCCAGGAACTCGTCTGCGACCGCCTGAAAGGTGTCTTCGACGGCCGCCCGTCTCGCTGCCTTTTCGGCTTTGGCATGAGAGGACGGGTCGATCCCCGACGCCAGCAATCGCTTTGCATTGTCCCGCCTTGTGCGAGCATCCGCCAGCGAAACGGCAGGATAGCTGCCGAAGGCAAGAAGCTTCTGTTTGCCGTCGTACCGATAGGCCAGCCGCCACAGCTTTGAACCGCTCGGCGTCACTTGTACGAAGAGACCGCCACCGTCGCTGATTTTCCGTGTCGTTGAAGAGGGTTTCAGTGATCGCAACTGGACGTCTGAAAGAGCCATTGTTGGTATCCTAGGTCAGTGCCGACTATCTTCGTCAGCTGTGTACCAACAAAGATACCAACATTCCTTCGGGATACCAACGGCCAGCGCTGGACCGCCCCGGACTAGCCGGCAACAAAAAGCCCGGCTAGCCGGGCTTCTGATGCTGTTTCTGGGTCTTATTCGGACTGCGTGAAACAGCGATTTGGTGCCCAGGAGAGGACTCGAACCTCCACGCCTTGCGGCACACGGACCTGAACCGTGCGCGTCTACCAATTCCGCCACCTGGGCAGGTGCGCCGCCCCGTTTATGCGGGCGGCATGGCCGTGTCAATCGGCTTTTGCCGGCCTGTGGCCGGCAATGACGGCAGGCCGGATCAGTCGACGATCTCCTTCGAGGCAACCGTCGAATCGGCGTTGAGCTGGTAGATGATCGGGATGCCGGTGCCGATCTCGACCTTGACCACTTCCTCCGGTGCCAGCCCGTCTAGCGCCATGATCAGGGCGCGCAGCGAATTGCCGTGGGCCGCGATCAGAACCGTCTCGCCGCGCAGCACGTGCGGCTGGATAACGTGCAGGTAATAGGGCCAGACCCGCGCGCCGGTATCCTTCAGGCTCTCGCCGCCAGGCGGCTGGATGTCGTAGGAGCGGCGCCATTTGTGCACCTGTTCCTCGCCCCATTTTGCACGTGCGTCGTCCTTGTTGAGCCCGGCCAGGTCGCCATAGTCGCGCTCGTTGAGCGCCAGATCGCGCACCGTCTCGAGGTCGCTCTGGCCGAGCGCGTCGAGCACATGCTGGCAGGTCTTCTGTGCCCGCATCAGCACCGACGTATAGGCGATGTCGAAGGAGAAGCCGCGATCCTTGAGGATGCGCCCGGCCGCCTTCGCCTCCTCGTGCCCCTTTTCGGTCAGGTCGACATCGCGCCAGCCGGTGAAGAGGTTCTTCAGGTTCCATTCGCTCTGGCCGTGGCGCACGAGGACGAGGGTGCCGGACATGAAAGCTCCTACTGCTGTCGGTCGAAATCGTCACCGACGCCCATGGCCTCGGCGATCAGGTTGAAGTCGTCCTGCCCGATGCGGAACAGTGACTTGCGGAAATACATGCCCCAATGGCTGCGCTTCTTGACGAAGGAGAAGCGGTCGAGAAGGGGATAGATGTCGGCGGGCTTCGCCGCCAGCCAGTGCACGGGCCGATACCAGCCGACATGGCCGGCAGTCATCTCGCGCTCGGCCGGGCCGCCTTCCAGTACCGTGCCGATGGCGGTGAAGGCGCGCAGTTCGGCGCCTTCCTTGTAGCCTTCACGCGGTGAATAATAGGCGACCCGGTCACCCGGCAGCACCTTCTCGATCGCCTTCAGTTCGCCATGCGAGAACATCGCGAAGCCGCCATCGACGGCGATCTTCACATGGACGGCCGCGGCCGTGCCGATCCAGTGACTGGTCATTTGTCCGCGAGCCCCAGCACGTCGAGCATGGAATAAAGCCCCGGCTTGCGGCCGTGAGCCCACAGCGCCGCCTTCACCGCGCCGCGCGCGAAGATGGTACGGTCCTCGGCCAGGTGCGAAAGCACGACCCGCTCGCCCTCGCCGGCCAGGATCACCTGATGCTCGCCGACGACGGATCCGCCGCGCAGCGTGGCAAAGCCGATGGCGCCGCCCGGACGCGGGCCGGTATGCCCGTCCCGCACCCTGACGCTGTTGTCGGCAAGCTCGAACCCACGCCCGGCTGCCGCCTGTTCGCCGAGCAGCAGCGCCGTCCCTGAGGGCGCGTCGACCTTGTGGCGATGATGCATCTCGACCACTTCGATGTCGAACGCCTCGTCGAGCGCGGCCGCCGCCTGCCGCACCAGAACGCCGAGCAGATTGACGCCGAGGCTCATATTGCCGGACTTCACGATCGTGGCGTGTCGCGCCGCGGCGGCGATGGCGTCATCGTCCTGCGACGAACAGCCGGTGGTGCCGACGATATGGGCGATGCGCGCCTGCGCGGCGTAGCCGGCGAATTCGACCGTGGCGGCAGGTGTGGTGAAGTCGAGCACGCCGTCGGCGGCCGCGAAAACCGGCAGCGGATCGTCGCTGACCGCCACGTTGAGGATGCCGATGCCGGCAAGCTCGCCGGCGTCGCGGCCGACGAAGGGCGAACCGGAGCGTTCCACAGCGCCTGACAGACGCACGCCCTCGGTCTGGTGGATGACACGGATCAGGGCCTGGCCCATGCGGCCGGCCGCCCCCACAACGACCAGGTTCATGTCGCTCATGACGGACCCCCGGCAGCCTTGCGCCCGCCGCGTGTTTCCGGCTCGTCTGCGACGTCGCGCACCAGTTCCAGGTTTTTGGCGCCCTGCATTTGATTGAAGCGGTAGTAGACGCCATGGCGGTTGCGCATCAGCGCGGCATGGCTGCCCTCCTCGATCAGGCGGCCATCGTCGAGGACCACGATGTGGTTGGCATTGACCACGGTCGAAAGCCGGTGCGCGACCACGATCGTCGTTCGTCCCTGCATCACCGTTTCCAGCGCCTGCTGGACACGCGCCTCCGATTCATTGTCGAGCGCCGAGGTGGCCTCGTCGAGCAGCAGGATCGGCGCGTTGCGGACAATGGCGCGGGCGATCGACAGCCGTTGCCGCTGTCCGCCAGACAGCGACATGCCGTTCTCACCAACCAGTGTGTCGTAACCGTGTGGCAGCCCGGTGATGAAGGCGTCGGCATGGGCCTGTGCGGCGGCGGCCTCGATCTCGGCGTCGCTTGCGTCGGGACGGCCGTAGCGAATGTTCTCGCGAATGGTTCCCTCGAACAGATAGGGCTGCTGCGAGACATAGGCGATCGAACGCCGCAGCGAGCTCTTGGTCACCTTGGCGATGTCCTGGCCGTCGATCGAGATGCTGCCGCCCCACACGTCGTAGAAGCGCTGGAGCAGCGAGATGATCGTCGTCTTGCCGGCGCCGGAGGCGCCGACGATGGCCGTCGTGCGGCCGGCCGCGGCATTGAACGTCACGTCCTGCAGCACCGGGTGACCCGGCTGGTAGCCGAAGGTCACATGGTCGAAGCGGATGTCGCCATGCGCGATCTCGACCTCCGCGGCGTCTGCCTTGTCCTTTTGCAGCGGCTGGATGTCGAGGATCTCGTAGATCATCCGGGCATTGACCAGCGAGCGCTCCATGTTGACCTGGATGCGCGCCAGGCGGCGCGCCGGATCGTAGGCCAGCAGCATCGCGGTGATGAAGGAGAATACCGCGCCGGGCGGTTCCTGCTCGAAGGCGGCGCGGTAGCCGGCATAAGCGATGACCCCAGCCACCGCGAAACCGGCGAGGATTTCGGCGATCGGGGTCGTGCGCTCGGAAACGCGGGCGATTTTGTTGGCCCGGTGCTCGGCATCGGCGATCAGCCGCGACAGCTTCTCCGAGAGCTGGCTCTCCATCGTAAAGGCCTTCACGATGGTGATGCCCTGCACGGCTTCCTGCATGGCGCCGATCAGGTGCGAGTTGATCTCGACCGATTCGCGCGTCACGCGCCGCAGCCGCCGCATCAGCCGGTTGACCGTATAAATCAGCGGCGGGCCGATCAGGAAGGCGACGAGCGACAGCAGCGGGTCCTGGATGATCATCACGATGACCAGCGCCACCAGTTGGACGGCGTCACGAGCGATCGACGTGACCGTCATCGCCAGCAGGTCGCGGATGCCGCTGACATTCTCGTTGATGCGCGCGGCGAGCTGTCCCGACCTGTGGTCGGCGAAGAAGTCTACCCCGAGGCGCATCAGATGGGCAAAGAGGCGCCGCTGATAGCGGGCCACCAGATTGTTGCCGATCTTGGCCAGCATCACCGCCTGGCCGTAGGTGGCTAGGCCGCGCAGGATGAAGGCGGCGGCAATGCTGCCACAGATCAGAGCGATCAGGTCATAGCGCCGTTCGTTGAAGATGCCGTCGACGACATCCTTCATGATCCAGGCGACAAAGGCCGTGGTACCGGCCACGGCCAACAGGCAGACCAGCGCCACGGCGTAGTGCGGGATGTATTCGCGCCCGTTCTCGCGCATGACGCGGCGCAGGATCGCAACGACTTCGCCGGGATCGACCGGTTCCCTGTTGCTTGCGGGTATCGTCAAGTGCTGTTCCGATCGTTTCGGCCACGGGCAACGGCCGGACGAGGCCCTACCGGCTGCGGCGATACCTCTTAGCGTCCTGTCGTCCGGTTGCCTATGCCTTCAGCGCAACACAGCCGTCAAGCTGCGCCGCTGGGTGAGCGGCGTGGCGGTCACCGCGTGACCCAGCGCCGGTGATCGATCTCGACGCCGAAGCGTGACGGCGTACGGGCGTAGGCGGCAAGGCCGGTCAGGGCGGCGAGGGGATGCGTGATCACGTAGACGGGAATGTCCCGCAACAGCTCGCTGTGCGGCGCCTTGTCCTCGAACGCTTCGCGGAAGGCCGGCTTTTTGAGCGCCGGCACGATTTTCTGTGCGATGCCGCCGGTCAGGTAGACGCCACCGCGGCTCATGAAGACGAGTGCCAGGTCGCCGGCAAGCCGCCCGAGGCCGACGACGAACATCGACAGCGCTTCGACCGCGACCGCATCGGTCTCCTCGATGGCCGCCGCGGTGATCTCGGCCGGCGTCGAAAGCGCTTCCTTGCCGCCGTCGGCGCGGGCGACCGCGCGGTAGAGGTTGACGAGCCCGCGGCCGCACAACATCTGCTCGGCCGATATGCGGCCTTCGATCTGTTCCAGATGCGGAAAGACCTGCAGGTCGCGCGCCGTCCGCGGCCCCATGTCGACGTGGCCGCCTTCGCCGGGCACCGGAATCCATGTGTGACAGGCGTGAACCAGCCCGGCCACACCAAGGCCGGTACCCGGACCGAGCACGATCCGCCCCGCATTGGGCTCCGCTTCGCCGCCGCCGATCTTGACCATGTGTTCCGCGCCAAGCGCGACCACGGCGAGCGCCTGCGCCTCGAAATCGTTGAGCACGATAATGTCCTCGAGGCCGAGGTCACGGGACATCACCTTCGGCCGCACGACCCAGTCGCAGTTGGTGAGCGCGATCTCGTCGCCGTCGATCGGGCCGGCGACGGCCAGAACGGCGGAGCGCGGGATCATCGAAGTCCGGTCCAGGATCGCGCTCTGGATCGCGTCGTCGATATTCGCGAAATCCGCGGTGGCGACGATCGGGAACTCCTTGGGCTCGGCATAGGAATCGACGAGGATCGCGAAACGGGCGTTGGTGCCGCCGATATCGCCGATCAGGATCGGGAACTTGATGACCGTTTCGGCGTCACCTGCAGGGGACATGATGTTCACTTGCCGTCGTTTCGCTTCTGGTTGCCGGTCGGGCGCCGGAGATGTTGCAGAACCATCTCCGCGGTCGACCTGTTGAGAGCCATCGGAATATCATAGACGATCGCGAGCCGCATCAGGGCCTTGACGTCGACATCGTGCGGCATGGCGGTCAGGGGATCGACGAAGAAGATCAGGGCATCGATGCCACCCTCGGCAATCATCGCGCCGATCTGCTGGTCGCCGCCGAGCGGTCCGCTTTTCATGGCCGACACGTCGAGCGACGGACAGGCTTGGGCGATGCGGCCGCCTGTCGTGCCCGTGGCAAACACGGCGCAGCCGGACAGCATCGCCTCGTGCCTGCCGGCGAAGGCGACGAGATCGTCCTTCTTCTGGTCGTGCGCGATCAGCGCCAGACGCAGCTTCGCAGCCATTTCCCCTCGCTGTCCCGCTTCCGGCTAAAACGGTTTAAACCGTATAGGCGAAGTGCCGCAGGCTGAAAAGCGCGTTGTTTCGGCGAAGTCGCGCCTCAAGGCGA contains:
- a CDS encoding tyrosine-type recombinase/integrase; this encodes MALSDVQLRSLKPSSTTRKISDGGGLFVQVTPSGSKLWRLAYRYDGKQKLLAFGSYPAVSLADARTRRDNAKRLLASGIDPSSHAKAEKAARRAAVEDTFQAVADEFLGKVEREGKADATLKKKRWLIGLAAADIGRQPISDISAADVLAPLRRVEALGNYETARRLRAVVSQVFRYAIAISKATNDPTFGLRGALVAPKVTNRAALTDWPNFAGLLRAIWCYEGTVETRAALKLMALLYPRPGELRQAEWKEFDLNDATWTIPESRSKMRRPHCKPLPAPALEVLRGLKEHTGTRRLAFPSIQSPERPLSENTMNAALRRMGFSQTEATSHGFRATASTLLNESGMWSPDAIEAELGHVGADEVRRAYHRARYWEERVKMAEWWGAAILSNSRGRVIDAGKS
- a CDS encoding 2,3-bisphosphoglycerate-dependent phosphoglycerate mutase: MSGTLVLVRHGQSEWNLKNLFTGWRDVDLTEKGHEEAKAAGRILKDRGFSFDIAYTSVLMRAQKTCQHVLDALGQSDLETVRDLALNERDYGDLAGLNKDDARAKWGEEQVHKWRRSYDIQPPGGESLKDTGARVWPYYLHVIQPHVLRGETVLIAAHGNSLRALIMALDGLAPEEVVKVEIGTGIPIIYQLNADSTVASKEIVD
- a CDS encoding EVE domain-containing protein codes for the protein MTSHWIGTAAAVHVKIAVDGGFAMFSHGELKAIEKVLPGDRVAYYSPREGYKEGAELRAFTAIGTVLEGGPAEREMTAGHVGWYRPVHWLAAKPADIYPLLDRFSFVKKRSHWGMYFRKSLFRIGQDDFNLIAEAMGVGDDFDRQQ
- the dapB gene encoding 4-hydroxy-tetrahydrodipicolinate reductase, which codes for MSDMNLVVVGAAGRMGQALIRVIHQTEGVRLSGAVERSGSPFVGRDAGELAGIGILNVAVSDDPLPVFAAADGVLDFTTPAATVEFAGYAAQARIAHIVGTTGCSSQDDDAIAAAARHATIVKSGNMSLGVNLLGVLVRQAAAALDEAFDIEVVEMHHRHKVDAPSGTALLLGEQAAAGRGFELADNSVRVRDGHTGPRPGGAIGFATLRGGSVVGEHQVILAGEGERVVLSHLAEDRTIFARGAVKAALWAHGRKPGLYSMLDVLGLADK
- a CDS encoding ABC transporter ATP-binding protein produces the protein MRENGREYIPHYAVALVCLLAVAGTTAFVAWIMKDVVDGIFNERRYDLIALICGSIAAAFILRGLATYGQAVMLAKIGNNLVARYQRRLFAHLMRLGVDFFADHRSGQLAARINENVSGIRDLLAMTVTSIARDAVQLVALVIVMIIQDPLLSLVAFLIGPPLIYTVNRLMRRLRRVTRESVEINSHLIGAMQEAVQGITIVKAFTMESQLSEKLSRLIADAEHRANKIARVSERTTPIAEILAGFAVAGVIAYAGYRAAFEQEPPGAVFSFITAMLLAYDPARRLARIQVNMERSLVNARMIYEILDIQPLQKDKADAAEVEIAHGDIRFDHVTFGYQPGHPVLQDVTFNAAAGRTTAIVGASGAGKTTIISLLQRFYDVWGGSISIDGQDIAKVTKSSLRRSIAYVSQQPYLFEGTIRENIRYGRPDASDAEIEAAAAQAHADAFITGLPHGYDTLVGENGMSLSGGQRQRLSIARAIVRNAPILLLDEATSALDNESEARVQQALETVMQGRTTIVVAHRLSTVVNANHIVVLDDGRLIEEGSHAALMRNRHGVYYRFNQMQGAKNLELVRDVADEPETRGGRKAAGGPS
- a CDS encoding glucokinase translates to MSPAGDAETVIKFPILIGDIGGTNARFAILVDSYAEPKEFPIVATADFANIDDAIQSAILDRTSMIPRSAVLAVAGPIDGDEIALTNCDWVVRPKVMSRDLGLEDIIVLNDFEAQALAVVALGAEHMVKIGGGEAEPNAGRIVLGPGTGLGVAGLVHACHTWIPVPGEGGHVDMGPRTARDLQVFPHLEQIEGRISAEQMLCGRGLVNLYRAVARADGGKEALSTPAEITAAAIEETDAVAVEALSMFVVGLGRLAGDLALVFMSRGGVYLTGGIAQKIVPALKKPAFREAFEDKAPHSELLRDIPVYVITHPLAALTGLAAYARTPSRFGVEIDHRRWVTR
- a CDS encoding methylglyoxal synthase; amino-acid sequence: MAAKLRLALIAHDQKKDDLVAFAGRHEAMLSGCAVFATGTTGGRIAQACPSLDVSAMKSGPLGGDQQIGAMIAEGGIDALIFFVDPLTAMPHDVDVKALMRLAIVYDIPMALNRSTAEMVLQHLRRPTGNQKRNDGK